TGAAGCATAGCCTTTCGTGCTAGATTTCAGCTGATCGAAGAAGTCATAGACGATTTCTGACAGCGGGATTTCATACACGATGCTGACACGCGTTTCATCCATGTATTGCATATCGATGAAGATGCCGCGCTTTTCCTGGCAAAGCTCCATGATTGCGCCGACATAGTCATTTGGCGCCATCATTGTTGCTTTTACATAAGGCTCTTCCACACGGTCTATTTTCTGAGGATCAGGCATGTTAGACGGGTTGTCTACCTTCAATTCAGTTCCATCAGTCATGATGACATCATAGATAACACTTGGCGCAGTCGTGATCAAATCAATTTTGAATTCACGCTCGATGCGCTCCTGGATGATTTCCATGTGAAGAAGTCCAAGGAATCCACAGCGGAAACCGAAGCCTAATGCCTGGGATGTTTCCGGTTCGAACTGAAGCGCCGAATCGTTTAACTCAAGCTTCTCAAGAGCTTCCCTAAGATCATTGAATTTCGCTGAGTCAATCGGGTAAAGACCGCAATATACCATTGGGTTCAAGCGGCGGTAACCTGGCAGCGGCTCAGAGGCTCCATTTTTCGCATTGGTGATGGTGTCACCTACACGTGTGTCGCCGACGTTCTTGATCGCGGCAGTCAGGAAGCCAACATCACCGACAGTCAATTCTGCTGAAGGCGTCGCTTTTGGCGTAAATACGCCGACTTCTGTCACCTCGAACTCTTTGCCTGTCGCCATCATCTTGATTTTGTCGCCTACTTTTACCGTACCGTCAACGACACGGATATATGCGACTACTCCTCGGTAGGCGTCATACAAAGAGTCGAAAATCAATGCTTTTAAAGGAGCTTCAGGGTCTCCCTGCGGTGCAGGAACTTTCTCGACGATCTGCTCCAGGATCTCTTCAATACCGATCCCTGCTTTTGCAGACGCAAGAACAGCTTCAGAAGCATCCAGACCGATCACTTCTTCAATTTCATTCCTGACACGTTCAGGATCCGCACTTGGCAAATCGATTTTATTGATGACCGGCACGATTTCCAGGTCATTGTCGATAGCAAGGTAAACGTTCGCTAATGTTTGAGCCTCAATCCCCTGAGCAGCGTCAACAACGAGGACTGCTCCCTCACAGGCTGCCAGGCTTCGGGATACTTCATATGTGAAGTCGACGTGTCCCGGAGTATCAATCAAATGGAAGGTATAGATTTCCCCATCCTTCGCCTTATACTTCAACTGGACGGAATTCAGCTTTATCGTGATTCCACGTTCACGCTCAAGATCCATGGAATCCAGAAGCTGATCCTTCATTTCACGCGCAGTCAATGCATTCGTCTTTTCAAGGATCCGGTCAGCCAAAGTGGACTTACCATGGTCAATATGGGCGATAATCGAAAAATTTCGTATTTTACTTTGTCTATTAAGTCTATCTTCTCTGCTCATTGCGTTCACTCCTACTATACTCGCGCATGTACACTATTGTTGATTATATCAGCAGGAATATCAAGATTCAATAAATTTAAGAGGAAGAGCGGAGGAGGGAGGCATGAACTGGCCAGGACTATAAGTCCACAGAATGTTCACAGAATATTGGGAACTCATTAGGTAGAATGGTTGGTAGAAAGGATGTGGCTTATGTTTTTAAAGAATCGCTATGAATCGGAAGAATTGAGAGTTTTGAACGCGCTCAATTCGAGAATGGATTTAGCTGAAAAGGAGAAACAATATTATTTCAATCTCAAAAAAGGATTTGAAGGAGAGGTTGTGTTCGATGGGCATCTCAAACGAATAGTCATTCAATCACTGATCCTTAGTGATTTGCTATTTGAACAGAACCATTCTCATTTCCAAATTGACTCACTGATGATTTCACAGAGTCTCATTTACTTATTTGAGGTGAAAAATTTTGAAGGTGAGTATTATTTTGACGGTGAAACATTCAAGAAAATTAATGGGACTGAAGTTAAGAATCCGCTGCTACAACTTGAAAGGAATGCATCTCTCCTAAGACAACTTTTCAAAAGTATCGGATATAAAATCCCCATTGAACCCTATCTCGTTTTTGTTAATCCCGATTTTACCTTATACCAGGCCCCTCTTAACAAGAGAATCATCCTCCCGACCAATATAAACCGTTTTATCCTCCAAATGAATCATCAGAGGTCTATTTTAAATAATCAACATTCCAGACTGTCCGAAAGATTACTATCATCTCATTT
The window above is part of the Mesobacillus jeotgali genome. Proteins encoded here:
- the lepA gene encoding translation elongation factor 4: MSREDRLNRQSKIRNFSIIAHIDHGKSTLADRILEKTNALTAREMKDQLLDSMDLERERGITIKLNSVQLKYKAKDGEIYTFHLIDTPGHVDFTYEVSRSLAACEGAVLVVDAAQGIEAQTLANVYLAIDNDLEIVPVINKIDLPSADPERVRNEIEEVIGLDASEAVLASAKAGIGIEEILEQIVEKVPAPQGDPEAPLKALIFDSLYDAYRGVVAYIRVVDGTVKVGDKIKMMATGKEFEVTEVGVFTPKATPSAELTVGDVGFLTAAIKNVGDTRVGDTITNAKNGASEPLPGYRRLNPMVYCGLYPIDSAKFNDLREALEKLELNDSALQFEPETSQALGFGFRCGFLGLLHMEIIQERIEREFKIDLITTAPSVIYDVIMTDGTELKVDNPSNMPDPQKIDRVEEPYVKATMMAPNDYVGAIMELCQEKRGIFIDMQYMDETRVSIVYEIPLSEIVYDFFDQLKSSTKGYASFDYELIGYKPSKLVKMDILLNAEKVDALSFIVHRDFAYERGKVIVDKLRDLIPRQQFEVPIQAAIGQKIVARSTIKAMRKNVLAKCYGGDISRKRKLLEKQKEGKKRMKQVGSVEVPQEAFMAVLKMDDNNTKK
- a CDS encoding nuclease-related domain-containing protein, with protein sequence MFLKNRYESEELRVLNALNSRMDLAEKEKQYYFNLKKGFEGEVVFDGHLKRIVIQSLILSDLLFEQNHSHFQIDSLMISQSLIYLFEVKNFEGEYYFDGETFKKINGTEVKNPLLQLERNASLLRQLFKSIGYKIPIEPYLVFVNPDFTLYQAPLNKRIILPTNINRFILQMNHQRSILNNQHSRLSERLLSSHLTKSPFTKIPPYEYAELRKGVFCHSCGTVMEEYRGREITCESCSVKENTKKALLRSVKEFNILYPLEKLSTNLIYEWCGGVFPKKTIRQVMKENYIISGYGQWSIYE